One segment of Solanum stenotomum isolate F172 chromosome 1, ASM1918654v1, whole genome shotgun sequence DNA contains the following:
- the LOC125858820 gene encoding probable LRR receptor-like serine/threonine-protein kinase At2g16250 yields the protein MVNQQDRVVLFCFVFFLLFDSTFQQRVSSSAEKFALLQLRSSLGLRAKEWPIKGNPCFNWAGIRCKNGRVTEINISGFKRTRAGGQTPQFSVDALQNLTLLESFNASNFVLPGSIPEWFGLRLVSLRVLDLRSCFLIGPIPPSLGNLTSLVTLNLSNNGLTGQVPRSLGQLSRLSSLDLSHNKLLGVIPDTFVSLKNLTLLDMSSNFFNGAIPSDIGTLLQLKSLNLSDNSFSTSIPTQLGNLSNLVDLNLSFNSLSGVVPELGGLRNLKSMAVGNNKLSGSLSNVLWSMPGLQFLDVSANNLTGILPNVSSAVNATGAVFNLSHNMFYGNLPSLNRSFSFLDLSGNYFEGKLPDYAQRNVSISSNCLQNATSQRNRSECASFYSGRGLLFDNFGEPNATEPLPTSKSNRKSHRNKIILAAVLGSVGLLAIVFICIFLLIFCTRKRGATNQRATEVGPGPASSSPPPPAPGVSLNFSSLGDAFTYQQILQATGEFNDANLMKHGHSGDLFRGTLEGGTLIVVKRIDVQSARNEAYLSELDFFSKVSHSRLVPFMGHCLENENEKFVVYKYMPNGDLSSSLFRKNNSDDDSLQSLDWITRLKIAIGAAEGLSYLHHECNPPLVHRDVQASSILLDDKFEVRLGSLNEACAQEGESHQNRISRLLRFPQTSEQGASGTPSATCAYDVYCFGKVLLELVTGKLGISASNDASMKEWLDGTLKYISIYDKELVTNIVDPSLIIDEDLLEEVWAMAIVARSCLNPKPSRRPLMRYILKALENPLKVVREEHTSSARLRATSSRSSWNAALFGSWRSSSDVAAVPAAASAHKLEGTSSLKQSGTTGSQGSGPNGDNNGHSSSTRRQSKEIFPEPLEEHDVERGPQAE from the exons ATGGTGAACCAACAGGACAGAgtggttttgttttgttttgtgtttttcttgCTGTTTGACTCTACATTTCAGCAGAGGGTTAGTTCTTCAGCTGAGAAATTTGCTTTGCTTCAACTGAGATCTTCTTTAGGGTTAAGAGCCAAAGAATGGCCTATAAAGGGCAACCCTTGTTTCAACTGGGCTGGGATTCGTTGCAAGAATGGTCGAGTTACTGAGATCAACATATCTGGTTTTAAACGTACTCGAGCTGGGGGTCAAACCCCTCAATTCTCAGTTGATGCTCTCCAAAATTTGACTCTTTTGGAATCTTTTAACGCTTCCAATTTTGTACTTCCTGGTTCTATTCCTGAATGGTTTGGTCTTAGGCTTGTGTCTCTTCGGGTACTTGATCTCAGGTCATGTTTCCTCATTGGTCCTATTCCTCCATCCCTTGGCAATTTGACTAGTTTAGTTACTCTCAATTTGTCCAACAATGGTCTCACTGGACAAGTGCCTCGAAGTTTGGGTCAATTGTCACGCCTATCAAGTCTTGATCTTTCACATAATAAGCTTCTTGGGGTTATTCCTGATACATTTGTTTCTCTGAAGAACCTTACCTTGCTTGATATGTCTTCAAATTTCTTCAATGGGGCTATTCCTTCAGATATTGGGACTTTGCTTCAGTTGAAATCCTTGAATCTGTCTGACAACAGCTTTTCTACTTCGATACCCACCCAACTCGGTAACCTTTCTAATTTGGTTGATCTTAACCTCAGCTTCAATAGTCTAAGTGGAGTGGTCCCTGAATTAGGAGGATTACGGAACTTGAAGAGTATGGCAGTTGGGAATAATAAGCTGTCTGGATCGTTGTCTAATGTTTTGTGGTCGATGCCTGGGTTGCAATTCCTAGATGTCTCTGCGAATAACCTCACTGGTATTCTGCCAAATGTTAGCTCTGCTGTCAATGCCACTGGTGCAGTGTTTAATCTTTCTCATAATATGTTTTATGGAAATTTGCCGTCCTTAAACAGAAGCTTCAGTTTTCTAGATCTATCAGGAAACTATTTTGAAGGCAAACTCCCAGATTATGCACAACGTAACGTGTCAATTAGTAGCAATTGCCTCCAAAATGCGACAAGTCAAAGGAATAGGAGCGAATGTGCTTCTTTTTATAGCGGGCGTGGCTTGTTGTTTGATAATTTTGGAGAGCCAAATGCCACAGAGCCTCTTCCAACTTCCAAATCCAACAGAAAGAGTCACAGAAATAAAATCATATTGGCGGCTGTTCTGGGTAGCGTTGGATTACTTGCAATTGTCTTTATCTGTATATTTCTGCTGATTTTTTGCACCCGCAAACGTGGTGCCACGAATCAAAGAGCCACTGAGGTTGGGCCTGGTCCTGCCAGTTCAAGTCCACCACCTCCTGCACCTGGAGTATCATTGAATTTTTCAAGTTTAGGAGATGCATTTACCTACCAGCAGATTCTTCAAGCCACAGGTGAGTTCAATGATGCAAATCTTATGAAGCATGGTCATTCAGGTGATCTCTTCCGTGGCACCCTAGAAGGCGGGACACTTATAGTTGTCAAAAGAATAGATGTGCAGTCTGCAAGGAATGAAGCATACTTGTCAGAATTGGACTTCTTCAGCAAGGTTTCTCACTCCAGATTAGTACCTTTTATGGGGCACTGTTTGGAGAATGAGAATGAGAAGTTCGTGGTGTACAAGTATATGCCAAATGGAGATCTTTCCAGTTCTTTGTTTAGAAAAAACAATTCAGATGATGATAGTTTGCAGTCATTGGATTGGATAACAAGACTGAAAATTGCTATTGGAGCTGCTGAGGGTTTGTCTTATCTACATCATGAATGTAACCCGCCTCTAGTGCACAG AGATGTTCAAGCAAGCAGCATACTTCTTGATGATAAGTTCGAAGTACGGCTAGGGAGTCTAAATGAGGCCTGTGCACAAGAAGGAGAGAGCCATCAAAACCGAATTTCCAGGCTGCTTAGATTTCCACA GACGTCGGAACAAGGTGCATCAG GTACACCTAGTGCCACTTGTGCGTATGATGTCTACTGTTTTGGAAAGGTTTTGCTCGAGCTAGTAACTGGCAAGCTAGGTATCAGTGCATCCAATGACGCCAGCATGAAAGAGTGGTTGGATGGTACGCTTAAGTACATTAGTATATATGATAAAGAACTTGTCACAAACATTGTGGATCCTTCCTTAATCATAGACGAAGATTTATTAGAGGAAGTATGGGCGATGGCTATTGTTGCCAGATCCTGCCTCAATCCCAAACCGTCAAGGAGACCCTTAATGAGATACATCCTTAAAGCTTTGGAAAACCCTTTGAAGGTAGTTAGGGAAGAACACACTAGCTCAGCAAGACTTAGAGCAACTTCATCGAGAAGTTCATGGAACGCTGCACTGTTTGGCAGCTGGCGTAGCTCCTCAGATGTAGCAGCCGTACCTGCTGCAGCTTCAGCACATAAGTTGGAAGGAACAAGTAGTTTGAAGCAATCCGGAACAACAGGCTCTCAAGGAAGTGGTCCTAATGGGGACAACAACGGTCATTCTTCATCAACTAGACGACAGTCCAAAGAGATTTTCCCCGAGCCATTGGAGGAGCACGATGTAGAGAGAGGACCACAGGCGGAGTAA
- the LOC125873771 gene encoding AP-3 complex subunit sigma-like, translated as MIKGVILMNDKGKPRLAKFYDYHPAEKQQELIRRLYGVLSSREENVSNFVKVDSLFGPDARLVYKTYATLHILFIFDSSENELAMLDLMQVFVETMDKCFSNVRELDIVFNFNKVHAILDEIILGGQVLETSSSEVVKAVEEIYKMERAANSIMAVPSITSWQGR; from the exons ATGATAAAGGGAGTGATCTTGATGAACGATAAGGGAAAGCCCCGTCTTGCTAAATTCTACGATTATCAT CCCGCAGAAAAGCAGCAAGAGCTGATTCGAAGATTATATGGAG TTTTATCCAGTAGAGAAGAGAATGTAAGCAACTTCGTCAAGGTTGACTCCCTCTTTGGACCG GATGCTCGACTTGTGTACAAGACTTATGCCACACtacatattttattcatatttgacAGCTCGGAGAATGAACTTGCAATGCTTGATCTCATGCAAG TTTTTGTGGAGACAATGGACAAGTGTTTCAGCAATGTACGTGAACTTGATATAGTATTCAATTTCAATAAG GTGCATGCTATATTAGATGAGATCATTTTGGGAGGTCAAGTTCTTGAGACAAGTTCCTCAGAAGTGGTGAAGGCTGTTGAAGAAATCTATAA GATGGAAAGAGCTGCAAATTCAATCATGGCAGTTCCATCAATAACTAGCTGGCAAGGTCGATAG
- the LOC125847699 gene encoding transcription termination factor MTERF2, chloroplastic: MHFNLILSNTCRALSKFKFPPLKMLCELHHHHFFFTPQSINQQHQTTLPTIVYFSPKRRRSFTIFSTHQQPHLKNQETDANTTTSSNDEKGITRKHNSKSSAVLLRYLKQEEYQEPLPGSAEPEKQDCAVLEEDKEKVLEMSLIRKRTPQFPGSLYVQSPTDADVNTSLPPISSLFDSKKGSGFDDDEMLIKALEIRRKVTVEIFKEAMRKGRFSITYSTNLVSELPDFIDYVMIQAASMKQMPEFLGSSFNVRARAFIDDSGVVPIVRWLKHNELSYPHIANLICKSRGDLESIRRLAEWLKSIHVKGRFIGLVMIRAKGNVLGRSLEELDEIVGYLEYKGVKRDWIGYIVGRCPEILSFSMEELESRTNFYFDMGMDEKDFGTMVFDYPKVLGYFSMEEMNQKVAYLKEFCLSNEDVGRLLAFKPHLMGCGIEEKFKPLVKYFYYLGISKDGMRKILVTRPVLFCVDFEITIVPKVQFLRDIGVQQDAIGNVLVRFPRLLTFSLYKKIRPVVIFLLTKAGVSQRNIGKVIALGPELLGCSIANKLDHNVKYFLSLGITLRQLGEMVADFPMLLTYNIDILRPKYRYLRRMMVRPLQDLIEFPRFFSYSLDDRIIPRHKIMVENRVNFKLRYMLASTDDEFKQRVEAAVERRLRFESGVIYDKQEHTEIDGSIEMLPFDFQTTEILEEKTDLCSDYKDLPTVHIQNSA, translated from the exons ATGCACTTTAATCTTATATTGTCAA ATACTTGCAGAGCTTTATCCAAATTCAAgtttcctccattgaagatgCTTTGTGAGCTTCATCACCATCACTTCTTCTTCACTCCACAATCCATAAACCAACAACACCAAACTACTCTACCCACCATTGTATACTTCTCTCCAAAACGCCGTCGTTCTTTTACCATTTTCTCCACCCACCAGCAACCCCAccttaaaaatcaagaaacagaTGCCAACACCACCACTTCATCGAATGATGAAAAGGGTATCACTCGAAAACACAATTCGAAATCCTCTGCTGTTCTCCTCCGTTACCTCAAACAGGAAGAATACCAAGAACCGTTACCCGGTTCAGCTGAACCGGAAAAACAAGACTGTGCTGTACTGGAAGAAGATAAAGAGAAGGTTCTTGAAATGTCACTGATAAGGAAAAGAACCCCTCAATTTCCAGGTTCTTTATATGTTCAATCCCCTACTGACGCTGATGTGAATACTTCATTGCCCCCAATTTCCTCTTTGTTTGATTCTAAAAAAGGAAGTGGATTTGATGATGATGAGATGCTCATAAAGGCACTTGAGATAAGGAGGAAAGTTACAGTGGAGATTTTTAAAGAAGCAATGAGAAAGGGAAGGTTTAGTATTACCTATTCGACGAATTTGGTTTCCGAGTTGCCTGATTTTATAGATTATGTGATGATTCAAGCTGCTTCAATGAAGCAAATGCCTGAGTTCTTGGGTTCATCATTCAATGTTCGTGCCAGAGCCTTCATAGATGACTCTGGTGTCGTGCCAATTGTGAG GTGGTTAAAACACAATGAATTGTCATATCCTCATATTGCAAACCTCATTTGCAAGTCCAGAGGAGATCTTGAATCAATAAGACGTTTGGCTGAGTGGTTGAAGTCAATTCATGTGAAGGGAAGATTTATTGGGCTTGTAATGATTAGAGCTAAGGGTAATGTTTTGGGTCGAAGCTTGGAGGAATTGGACGAAATCGTTGGATATTTGGAGTACAAGGGTGTGAAGAGAGATTGGATAGGGTATATTGTAGGCCGATGTCCTGAAATATTGTCCTTCAGCATGGAAGAACTAGAGTCTCGTACAAATTTCTATTTTGATATGGGAATGGATGAGAAGGATTTTGGAACCATGGTGTTTGACTATCCTAAGGTGCTTGGGTACTTCTCTATGGAAGAGATGAACCAAAAG GTTGCATATCTCAAGGAGTTTTGCCTCAGCAATGAAGATGTTGGAAGATTATTAGCTTTTAAACCCCATTTGATGGGTTGTGGTATTGAAGAGAAGTTCAAGCCTCTTGTCAAGTACTTTTACTACCTAGGGATTTCAAAAGATGGTATGAGAAAAATTCTTGTTACCAGGCCAGTGTTGTTCTGTGTTGATTTCGAGATCACCATTGTGCCTAAG GTTCAATTTTTACGAGACATAGGTGTCCAACAAGATGCTATTGGCAATGTGCTTGTCAGGTTTCCCAGGTTACTCACTTTCAGCCTCTACAAGAAGATACGTCCAGTG GTCATATTTCTTTTGACAAAAGCTGGTGTCTCCCAGAGGAACATTGGAAAGGTGATAGCTCTAGGACCAGAGCTTCTGGGATGCAGCATTGCCAATAAATTGGATCACAATGTGAAGTATTTTCTTTCCCTTGGCATAACTCTCAGACAACTAGGTGAAATGGTTGCTGATTTTCCAATGTTACTGACATACAATATAGATATCCTTCGCCCTAAGTATCGTTATTTGCGAAGGATGATGGTTCGGCCTTTGCAGGATCTTATTGAATTTCCAAG GTTTTTTAGCTATTCACTTGATGATAGAATAATTCCTAGACACAAGATTATGGTGGAGAACCGTGTAAACTTCAAGCTTCGGTATATGTTGGCTAGCACAGATGATGAATTTAAACAGAGGGTTGAGGCTGCCGTTGAAAGACGCTTAAGATTTGAATCTGGAGTCATATATGATAAGCAGGAACACACTGAAATTGATGGCTCCATTGAGATGTTGCCTTTTGATTTTCAAACAACTGAGATACTAGAAGAAAAAACAGATCTTTGTTCTGATTACAAAGATTTACCTACTGTACATATTCAGAATTCTGCATAA
- the LOC125869019 gene encoding NADH dehydrogenase [ubiquinone] iron-sulfur protein 8, mitochondrial-like, translating to MLRRFHKPVNRPSIIGVSGAFQLLANRFWFSRIWTPMAAILARKSLSALRSRQLVLAGQAWQGTNTPNGTLLGTRSFATKHSFSTDKDDEEREQLAKELSKDWNSVFERSINTLFLTEMVRGLMLTLKYFFEKKVTINYPFEKGPLSPRFRGEHALRRYATGEERCIACKLCEAICPAQAITIEAEEREDGSRRTTRYDIDMTKCIYCGFCQEACPVDAIVEGPNFEFATETHEELLYDKEKLLENGDRWETEIAENLRSESLYR from the exons ATGTTGAGACGGTTTCATAAGCCGGTGAACCGACCGAGTATAATAGGTGTAAGCGGAGCATTTCAGTTATTGGCCAATCGCTTTTGGTTTTCTCGCATCTGGACTCCAATGGCCGCTATATTAGCTCGCAAATCTTTATCTGCTCTTCGTTCTCGTCAGCTT GTTTTGGCAGGACAAGCGTGGCAAGGGACTAATACACCTAATGGAACTCTGCTTGGTACTCGATCATTTGCTACCAAGCATTCGTTTTCAACCGACAAAG ATGATGAAGAAAGAGAGCAGCTAGCAAAGGAACTATCAAAAGATTGGAATTCAG TCTTTGAGCGAAGCATAAATACACTCTTTTTAACTGAAATGGTTCGAGGTCTGATGTTGACGCTCAAGTACTTCTTTGAAAAGAAAGTGACT ATAAACTATCCTTTTGAAAAGGGGCCTTTAAGCCCTCGTTTCCGTGGAGAACACGCCCTGCGACGTTATGCCACAGGAGAGGAAAGATGCATTGCATGTAAACTTTGTGAAGCT ATTTGCCCTGCTCAAGCTATCACAATCGAGGCCGAAGAGCGAGAAGATGGCAGTCGTCGAACAACTAG GTATGATATTGATATGACAAAGTGCATCTACTGTGGATTCTGCCAAGAAGCCTGCCCTGTTGATGCCATTGTTGAGGGGCCCAACTTTGAGTTTGCAACTGAAACTCATGAG GAACTCCTTTACGACAAGGAGAAACTTCTTGAGAATGGAGATCGATGGGAAACTGAGATTGCAGAGAATCTGAGATCTGAAAGTCTCTATCGCTGA